The genomic segment AGACGCTGCCGCGAATGCAAGGGAGCGAAGGGCCAGGGCACCAGCACCGACTCAGACGAGCGGAGCAGGCCGCTGCTCGCCCAAAGCTGACCAGCGGCATCATAGGCCTCGACCTCATAGCCCGCCTGGTGCCAGGCGGAACGATCCGTCTCAACAATCCAACTGAGGCGAGGGCGCTCGACGCCCAGGCCAAGCACCACCGCCTCCTGGTGATATTCGATACGGAGGCGGCGGACAGCTATCACCGCCCCTCTCTCTGCTCCGACCTCGGCGCCGGCGGCCAGCACCTGGTCGCGCTCATACTGATGTCCCTCGTGATCGGTCATGCTTGCTCCTTAGAGACAGAGAGACTGCAGCCACCAGCAAACTCTTCGCCTGCTCACTCGCGGCTTAGCCCTTGAGCGCGCCAGCGGTCAGCCCCTTGATTACACGCTGATTGAGCAGCAGGTAGAGCAACAGGGTTGGGAAGACCGCCAGACTCACCGCAGCGAAAGTCGGTCCCCAGGCCACCTGCCCATACTGGCCTGTGAAGTTCAGCAGTCCCGTCTGGATAGTGCGCAATTGGTCGCTGCTGATAAAGGTCAGCGAGAACAGCAAATCGTTCCACAGAAAGAAGAACTGCACCAGGGCCACGGTCACCAGGCCATT from the Thermogemmatispora onikobensis genome contains:
- a CDS encoding carbohydrate ABC transporter permease, with protein sequence ALIITYTGFGLPLTVFLMAGYFKAIPRELLEAAILDGAGLAQVFFRVAVPLVSNGLVTVALVQFFFLWNDLLFSLTFISSDQLRTIQTGLLNFTGQYGQVAWGPTFAAVSLAVFPTLLLYLLLNQRVIKGLTAGALKG